In Hyperolius riggenbachi isolate aHypRig1 chromosome 10, aHypRig1.pri, whole genome shotgun sequence, a genomic segment contains:
- the LOC137536264 gene encoding histone H4: MSGRGKGGKGLGKGGAKRHRKVLRDNIQGITKPAIRRLARRGGVKRISGLIYEETRGVLKVFLENVIRDAVTYTEHAKRKTVTAMDVVYALKRQGRTLYGFGG, translated from the coding sequence ATGTCTGGCAGAGGAAAGGGCGGCAAAGGTCTCGGGAAAGGAGGCGCCAAGCGGCACAGGAAGGTGCTCCGGGACAACATCCAGGGCATCACTAAGCCCGCCATCCGCCGCCTGGCCCGCAGAGGGGGTGTCAAGCGTATCTCCGGCCTCATCTATGAGGAGACCCGCGGAGTGCTGAAGGTTTTCCTGGAGAATGTCATCCGCGATGCCGTCACCTACACCGAGCACGCCAAGAGGAAGACCGTCACCGCCATGGATGTGGTGTACGCCCTGAAACGCCAGGGGCGCACCCTCTACGGCTTCGGCGGCTAA
- the LOC137536265 gene encoding histone H2A type 2-B translates to MSGRGKQGGKARAKAKTRSSRAGLQFPVGRVHRLLRKGNYAERVGAGAPVYLAAVLEYLTAEILELAGNAARDNKKTRIIPRHLQLAVRNDEELNKLLGGVTIAQGGVLPNIQAVLLPKKTESHKAAKSK, encoded by the exons ATGTCTGGACGCGGCAAACAAGGCGGCAAGGCCCGTGCTAAGGCCAAGACTCGCTCCTCCCGGGCCGGCCTGCAGTTCCCAGTCGGCCGTGTGCACCGTCTGCTGAGGAAGGGCAACTATGCGGAGCGGGTGGGGGCCGGAGCTCCGGTCTATCTGGCCGCAGTGCTGGAGTACCTGACCGCTGAGATCCTGGAGCTGG ctggcaACGCCGCCCGGGACAACAAGAAGACCCGCATCATCCCCCGCCACCTGCAGCTGGCTGTCCGCAACGACGAGGAGCTCAACAAGCTGCTGGGTGGGGTGACCATCGCCCAGGGGGGAGTCCTGCCCAACATCCAGGccgtgctgctgcccaagaagaCCGAGAGCCACAAGGCGGCCAAGAGCAAGTAA